From the Verrucomicrobiota bacterium genome, one window contains:
- a CDS encoding restriction endonuclease subunit S: MKKGWQTSTLGDTCEMYQPKTISGKEMVADGAYPVYGANGVIGRYNQFNHEEPQLLITCRGATCGSVNISAPRSWVTGNAMVVRPKDGSIEMRFLEYLFRGGIDISKAITGAAQPQITRTNLAPLAICYPVSLPEQQRIVGILDEAFAGLATARANAEKNLQNARALFESHLQSVFTRRADDVPLSELASDVTDGDHSPPPKAPTGVPFITISDIVKRTREIDFGNTFTVPAEYFRNLKPNKKPRVGDILYTVTGATLGIPVLVREQRDFCFQRHIGLVRPKPDTDSAWLTYALLSPQVFRQATIGSTGTAQKTVSLSVLRGLTVPKLALPEQKRIAARLDSLAADTQRLASIYSRKLAALEALKKSLLHQAFIGDL; the protein is encoded by the coding sequence ATGAAGAAAGGGTGGCAAACCAGTACACTGGGTGACACCTGTGAGATGTACCAGCCAAAGACTATCTCGGGAAAAGAGATGGTCGCGGACGGGGCGTACCCTGTCTATGGTGCGAACGGCGTCATTGGCCGTTACAACCAGTTCAATCACGAAGAGCCTCAGCTTCTTATTACCTGTCGAGGCGCAACGTGTGGATCGGTTAACATTTCTGCGCCAAGATCATGGGTCACAGGGAATGCGATGGTGGTGCGGCCCAAGGACGGATCAATCGAGATGCGTTTCTTGGAATACCTCTTTCGCGGTGGAATCGACATTTCAAAGGCCATCACAGGTGCTGCCCAGCCTCAGATAACACGGACAAACCTTGCCCCACTAGCAATCTGTTACCCGGTTTCACTCCCCGAGCAGCAGCGGATCGTCGGCATCCTGGACGAAGCCTTTGCGGGCCTCGCCACCGCCCGAGCCAACGCCGAAAAGAACCTCCAAAACGCCCGCGCCCTCTTCGAAAGCCACCTCCAATCCGTCTTTACCCGGCGAGCGGATGATGTGCCGCTATCAGAACTCGCCAGCGATGTGACCGATGGGGACCATTCGCCGCCCCCAAAAGCACCAACCGGCGTCCCCTTTATCACGATTTCGGACATCGTGAAGCGCACGCGTGAGATCGATTTTGGCAATACTTTCACGGTACCCGCAGAGTATTTTCGGAATCTGAAGCCGAACAAGAAGCCGAGAGTTGGCGACATTCTCTATACTGTCACCGGCGCGACGCTTGGAATTCCTGTGCTCGTCAGAGAGCAGCGGGACTTCTGCTTCCAACGGCATATCGGGTTGGTTCGCCCCAAGCCCGACACAGACAGCGCGTGGCTTACCTATGCATTGCTCTCGCCGCAGGTATTCAGGCAGGCGACGATTGGTTCCACGGGCACCGCACAAAAGACAGTGTCGCTAAGCGTCCTCCGGGGATTAACAGTCCCGAAATTGGCTCTACCAGAACAAAAGCGCATCGCGGCTCGCCTTGATTCCCTCGCCGCCGATACCCAACGCCTCGCCTCAATCTACTCGCGTAAACTCGC